Proteins found in one Chlamydia pneumoniae TW-183 genomic segment:
- the pgl gene encoding 6-phosphogluconolactonase, which produces MATLINFNDTNKLLLTKQPSLFIDLASKDWIASANQAIKQRGAFYVALSGGKTPLEIYKDIVINKDKLIDPSKIFLFWGDERLAPITSSESNYGQAMSILRDLNIPDEQIFRMETENPDGAKKYQELIENKIPDASFDMIMLGLGEDGHTLSLFSNTSALEEENDLVVFNSVPHLETERMTLTFPCVHKGKHVVVYVQGENKKPILKSVFFSEGREEKLYPIERVGRDRSPLFWIISPESYDIADFDNISSIYKMDIL; this is translated from the coding sequence ATGGCAACACTGATAAATTTCAATGATACGAACAAACTTTTGCTTACAAAGCAACCTTCTCTATTTATAGATCTAGCTAGTAAAGATTGGATAGCTTCTGCGAACCAGGCAATTAAGCAACGGGGAGCATTTTATGTAGCATTATCTGGAGGCAAAACTCCTTTAGAAATCTATAAAGATATCGTTATCAATAAAGACAAACTTATAGATCCTAGTAAGATTTTTCTATTTTGGGGAGATGAAAGACTAGCTCCGATAACATCGTCAGAAAGTAATTACGGCCAGGCTATGAGCATTCTCCGTGATTTGAATATTCCTGATGAGCAGATCTTTCGAATGGAAACAGAAAATCCCGATGGAGCGAAAAAATACCAAGAACTTATAGAAAATAAAATTCCTGATGCTAGCTTTGATATGATTATGTTAGGACTAGGAGAAGATGGTCACACCCTTTCTCTTTTTTCCAATACCTCGGCTTTGGAGGAGGAAAATGACCTTGTGGTCTTTAATTCTGTTCCACATCTAGAAACAGAAAGAATGACCTTAACCTTTCCTTGCGTACATAAAGGCAAGCATGTTGTTGTTTATGTTCAGGGGGAAAATAAAAAGCCTATCCTTAAAAGTGTCTTCTTTTCTGAAGGTAGAGAAGAAAAACTCTATCCTATAGAGCGTGTAGGTAGGGACCGCTCACCTCTATTTTGGATTATTTCTCCAGAATCTTATGATATAGCAGACTTCGATAATATCTCTTCGATATATAAAATGGACATCCTCTAA
- the garD gene encoding inclusion membrane protein GarD has protein sequence MVFSPSSESVVKANSVVRSNFCYFLENKFVSPSESTEVMFSEIMKGRVPDIESLFDRPTDMMMTGFKAAQNLGNLFNSFGILIMCFSQCKSCQTPEKETSAIVLGATLLFFVIALILGPTLGALVYCAYKVYTLGKMIYSLNKAKAKVLRHPAQNVFHRAAGVATIRSSEEAVKACKLYKSAMIGSLVVSLIASLALIALTAGIVLVLFFVAPGAAPVITAAMMGCCAAGGGALLISLLGLWIAIVRKAKHQEACVGHLTNVVLHTAVSEALLHDPSHFQTNALARDLFLTDCLSHYGHLFSNEEVAQLVQGGAPGGGSRPSQHYGGSSDYQNRRGGNGNFGGSHFGGGGGFAGSHFGAGYPTAPTMPSAPPPFPPPAYDTIYG, from the coding sequence ATGGTGTTTTCCCCTTCCTCAGAATCTGTTGTTAAAGCTAATTCAGTGGTGCGCAGTAACTTCTGTTATTTTCTAGAAAACAAATTTGTATCTCCTTCCGAGAGTACAGAAGTAATGTTTAGTGAGATCATGAAGGGACGAGTTCCTGATATTGAATCTCTATTTGATAGACCAACCGACATGATGATGACAGGGTTTAAAGCTGCGCAGAATTTGGGGAATTTGTTCAATAGCTTCGGAATATTGATTATGTGCTTTTCGCAATGTAAGAGCTGTCAAACTCCAGAAAAAGAGACATCAGCGATCGTTTTAGGAGCTACACTACTTTTCTTCGTAATTGCTCTTATCCTAGGACCGACATTAGGTGCCCTGGTTTATTGTGCTTATAAAGTTTATACGCTTGGGAAGATGATTTACTCTCTGAATAAGGCGAAGGCAAAAGTATTACGTCATCCTGCTCAAAATGTCTTCCATCGAGCTGCAGGTGTTGCAACCATAAGGTCATCAGAAGAGGCTGTAAAAGCGTGTAAGTTGTATAAGAGTGCTATGATAGGGTCCTTAGTCGTTAGCTTAATAGCTTCTTTAGCTTTAATAGCCTTAACAGCTGGCATTGTCTTAGTATTATTTTTTGTAGCTCCTGGAGCTGCTCCCGTAATTACTGCGGCAATGATGGGGTGCTGCGCTGCAGGTGGAGGCGCTCTGTTAATTTCTCTGCTAGGACTATGGATTGCTATAGTTCGTAAGGCAAAGCACCAAGAGGCATGCGTGGGTCACCTAACGAATGTTGTTTTGCATACTGCCGTTAGTGAGGCTCTGCTACATGATCCCTCTCATTTCCAAACAAATGCATTGGCAAGAGACCTATTTCTCACAGACTGTCTGTCTCATTATGGACACCTCTTCTCTAACGAAGAAGTTGCTCAGTTAGTTCAAGGAGGAGCTCCTGGTGGAGGTTCTCGACCATCTCAGCATTATGGAGGCTCCTCTGATTATCAGAATAGAAGAGGAGGAAACGGTAATTTTGGAGGAAGTCACTTTGGTGGGGGAGGGGGCTTTGCAGGATCCCATTTTGGAGCAGGATACCCTACGGCTCCTACCATGCCTAGTGCTCCTCCTCCTTTTCCACCGCCGGCTTACGATACTATCTACGGCTAA
- the garD gene encoding inclusion membrane protein GarD — protein MSAMISLSSSHEASIASNTQVRDVLVSLAMDEFVEHNTEILPIKVFLARGTLSSTAIIDDLKDVVETEGEHHFQVYSNISLKMIYQRFFEKIFGIGCCPLLLVTDSHHTDPCGALITGIFAAVLFTVLAIVFGPTLGILCYSAYKIYQLTKKISSLSRTHTEVINSVQKSDPFIHRSGAVAAAAASQSTIKACKVFRQSTLIFFVLGLIITISLAALIVGLVFALFFLDPGAPAVMTAAMIGCCAAGGTGILLSVIGFLLASVYSVQKSQEGVHHMHTALLRCIVSNTIIQMPYLPITPGTKKVLTQSIRRYQQFFSDDEYRDIESEVPLNRQTTPPPSYETLFHEEGSDGSSNVIPRESPPAYSTIDSSNSPFPSSSPPPYYR, from the coding sequence ATGTCTGCCATGATTTCTCTTTCTTCTTCACATGAGGCAAGCATTGCTTCTAATACACAGGTCCGCGACGTCCTAGTATCTTTAGCTATGGACGAATTTGTTGAACATAACACAGAGATTCTTCCGATTAAAGTATTCCTAGCCCGAGGAACACTTTCGTCAACTGCTATTATAGATGATTTGAAAGATGTAGTAGAGACAGAAGGCGAACATCACTTTCAAGTGTATTCTAATATCAGCTTGAAAATGATTTATCAGAGATTTTTTGAAAAAATATTTGGAATAGGGTGTTGTCCCCTGTTGTTAGTGACAGATTCTCATCACACTGATCCCTGTGGAGCACTCATAACCGGTATTTTCGCAGCTGTCCTCTTTACAGTCTTAGCTATTGTGTTCGGGCCTACACTAGGCATTTTGTGCTACTCTGCATATAAAATTTATCAACTTACCAAGAAAATATCCTCTTTATCAAGAACCCACACTGAGGTCATAAATTCCGTACAGAAATCAGATCCTTTTATACATCGTTCAGGGGCTGTAGCCGCCGCTGCCGCCTCACAATCTACAATCAAGGCTTGTAAAGTATTTAGACAATCCACATTAATTTTCTTTGTGCTTGGCTTAATTATTACGATATCTTTAGCAGCTTTAATTGTAGGCCTTGTTTTTGCTCTATTTTTTTTAGATCCTGGAGCTCCTGCTGTAATGACCGCAGCAATGATAGGATGCTGTGCTGCAGGAGGAACAGGAATCCTCCTCTCTGTAATAGGCTTTTTACTTGCTTCTGTGTATAGCGTGCAGAAAAGCCAAGAAGGTGTTCATCATATGCATACCGCACTATTGCGTTGTATAGTGAGTAACACAATTATTCAGATGCCCTACCTTCCTATCACTCCAGGAACTAAAAAAGTGCTTACTCAGTCTATACGAAGATACCAACAGTTCTTCAGTGATGACGAGTATAGAGATATCGAGAGCGAAGTCCCCTTGAACCGTCAGACGACGCCACCTCCAAGTTACGAGACTCTGTTTCATGAGGAGGGGAGCGATGGTAGCAGCAACGTGATTCCTAGAGAATCTCCACCGGCCTATTCTACGATAGACTCGTCGAATTCTCCTTTTCCCTCTTCTTCTCCTCCTCCTTATTATCGCTAA
- a CDS encoding adenylate kinase: MTKGSVFIIMGPPGSGKGTQSQYLANRIGLPHISTGDLLRAIIREGTPNGLKAKAYLDKGAFVPSDFVWEILKEKLQSQACSKGCIIDGFPRTLDQAHLLDSFLMDVHSNYTVIFLEISEDEILKRVCSRFLCPSCSRIYNTSQGHTECPDCHVPLIRRSDDTPEIIKERLTKYQERTAPVIAYYDSLGKLCRVSSENKEDLVFEDILKCIYK, from the coding sequence GTGACTAAGGGCTCTGTTTTTATTATTATGGGGCCTCCAGGCTCAGGCAAAGGAACCCAATCTCAATATCTTGCCAATAGAATAGGCTTACCCCACATCAGTACTGGGGATTTATTAAGAGCGATTATTCGAGAAGGAACTCCTAATGGATTGAAGGCTAAAGCCTACCTAGATAAGGGTGCTTTTGTTCCTAGTGATTTTGTATGGGAAATACTGAAAGAAAAACTGCAAAGCCAAGCCTGCTCTAAAGGATGCATTATCGATGGGTTCCCGAGAACCTTAGATCAGGCGCATCTTCTGGATAGTTTTCTTATGGACGTCCATTCTAACTACACGGTGATTTTCCTAGAGATTTCTGAAGACGAGATCTTAAAAAGAGTGTGTTCAAGATTTCTTTGCCCCTCCTGTTCGCGTATCTACAACACAAGTCAGGGACATACCGAATGTCCAGACTGTCATGTGCCTTTGATACGGCGTTCTGACGATACCCCGGAAATCATTAAAGAAAGATTAACAAAATATCAAGAACGCACAGCTCCTGTTATTGCCTATTATGACAGCTTAGGGAAGCTATGTAGGGTTTCTTCTGAAAACAAAGAGGATCTTGTTTTTGAAGACATTTTGAAATGCATTTATAAATAG
- a CDS encoding C40 family peptidase has product MKHYLSFSPSADFFSKQGAIETQVLFGERVLVKGSTCYAYSQLFHNELLWKPYPGHSFRSTLVPCTPEFHIHPNVSVVSVDAFLDPWGIPLPFGTLLHVNSQNTVIFPKDILNHMNTIWGSGTPQCDPRHLRRLNYNFFAELLIKDADLLLNFPYVWGGRSVHESLEKPGVDCSGFINILYQAQGYNVPRNAADQYADCHWISSFENLPSGGLIFLYPKEEKRISHVMLKQDSSTLIHASGGGKKVEYFILEQDGKFLDSTYLFFRNNQRGRAFFGIPRKRKAFL; this is encoded by the coding sequence ATGAAACACTACCTATCATTTTCTCCTTCTGCTGATTTTTTCTCTAAACAAGGTGCTATTGAAACTCAAGTCCTTTTTGGAGAGCGCGTCTTAGTCAAAGGGAGCACCTGCTATGCATATTCCCAATTATTCCACAATGAGCTGTTATGGAAGCCCTATCCAGGTCATAGCTTTCGTTCTACCCTAGTCCCCTGCACTCCTGAATTTCATATCCATCCAAATGTTTCTGTGGTTTCTGTGGATGCATTTTTAGATCCTTGGGGGATCCCTCTTCCTTTTGGAACTTTACTCCATGTGAATTCTCAAAATACCGTTATTTTCCCTAAGGATATTCTCAATCATATGAACACCATCTGGGGCTCCGGCACACCTCAATGCGATCCTAGACATCTACGTCGTCTAAATTATAACTTCTTTGCTGAACTTTTAATTAAAGACGCAGACCTTTTACTGAACTTTCCCTATGTATGGGGAGGACGGTCTGTACACGAAAGTCTGGAAAAGCCGGGTGTTGATTGTTCGGGATTTATCAATATCCTTTACCAGGCACAGGGATACAACGTCCCTAGAAACGCTGCAGATCAATATGCGGATTGTCATTGGATCTCTAGCTTTGAGAACCTTCCTTCTGGTGGGTTAATATTTCTTTACCCTAAAGAAGAAAAGCGTATTTCTCATGTTATGTTGAAACAGGATAGTTCCACCCTCATTCATGCTTCTGGTGGAGGGAAAAAAGTGGAGTATTTCATTTTAGAACAAGATGGGAAGTTTTTAGATTCGACTTATCTATTTTTTAGAAATAATCAGAGGGGACGGGCATTTTTTGGGATCCCTAGAAAAAGAAAAGCCTTTCTGTAA
- the rpsI gene encoding 30S ribosomal protein S9: MAKSTIQESVATGRRKQAVSSVRLRPGSGKIDVNGKSFEDYFPLEIQRTTILSPLKKITEDQSQYDLIIRVSGGGIQGQVIATRLGLARALLKENEENRQDLKSCGFLTRDPRKKERKKYGHKKARKSFQFSKR; encoded by the coding sequence GTGGCAAAAAGTACAATACAAGAATCTGTAGCTACAGGTAGAAGAAAACAGGCTGTCTCTAGCGTCCGTTTACGACCTGGAAGTGGTAAAATTGATGTAAACGGTAAGTCTTTTGAAGATTATTTTCCTTTGGAAATTCAAAGAACTACAATTCTTTCTCCTTTGAAAAAAATTACAGAAGACCAAAGTCAATACGATTTAATTATTCGTGTGAGCGGTGGAGGGATTCAAGGGCAGGTAATTGCTACAAGATTAGGCCTTGCACGAGCTCTCTTAAAAGAAAATGAAGAGAATAGACAAGACCTAAAGAGTTGCGGGTTTCTTACTAGAGATCCTAGAAAGAAAGAACGTAAAAAATACGGACATAAAAAAGCTCGTAAAAGCTTCCAATTCTCTAAGCGTTAA
- the rplM gene encoding 50S ribosomal protein L13 — protein MEKRKDTKTTIVKSSETTKSWYVVDAAGKTLGRLSSEVAKILRGKHKVTYTPHVAMGDGVIVINAEKVRLTGAKKGQKIYRYYTGYISGMREIPFENMMARKPNYIIEHAIKGMMPRTRLGKKQLKSLRIVKGDSYETFESQKPILLDI, from the coding sequence ATGGAAAAAAGAAAAGACACAAAAACAACTATAGTAAAGTCCAGTGAAACTACGAAGTCATGGTATGTTGTTGATGCTGCTGGGAAAACCTTAGGAAGGCTTTCTTCAGAAGTGGCAAAAATTTTAAGAGGCAAGCATAAAGTCACCTATACTCCTCATGTGGCTATGGGAGACGGTGTTATTGTTATTAATGCAGAGAAGGTTCGCCTAACTGGAGCTAAGAAAGGCCAAAAAATCTATCGCTACTACACAGGATATATCTCTGGAATGCGAGAAATTCCTTTTGAAAATATGATGGCGAGAAAACCTAATTACATTATTGAGCATGCGATCAAGGGAATGATGCCCAGAACTCGCTTAGGAAAGAAACAATTGAAGTCCTTAAGGATTGTAAAAGGGGATTCATACGAAACTTTTGAATCTCAAAAGCCAATTTTATTAGATATTTAA